The following are from one region of the Pelagibius sp. CAU 1746 genome:
- a CDS encoding sensor histidine kinase, protein MLSGWGIIAVALGYLCLLFAIAYYADKRADAGRSLIRSPWIYTLSIAVFCTSWTFYGSVGRAASGGIHFLPIYLGPTLVFLLWWFVIRKIIRISKAHRITSIADFISSRYGKSTILGALVTVIAVVGIIPYISLQLKAVSTSFNVLRQYPMVAMPLQENVPLLADTALWVALIMAAFAILFGTRHIDASEHHEGMVAAIAFESLVKLVAFLAVGIFVTFGVNDGFGDLFRRAAADESISRLFLADSGGSYLQWITLTLLSMAAIICLPRQFQVTVVENVNERHLARAVWLFPLYLLTINIFVLPIAMSGLLHFPAGLVDADTFVLTIPMKEQAEFLALLAFIGGLSAATGMVIVAAIALSTMICNDLIMPALLRIGWLALTERGDLSVLLLRIRRFAIVMILLLSFAYFRFIGQPEALVTIGLVSFAAAAQFAPAIIGGIFWKSGSRLGALTGLTLGFVTWAYTLLLPSFARPGWLPTSFIEQGPLGLALLKPYALFGLQGLDSLSHAMFWSMLANIGGYVVVSLLARQSAIERIQAVLFVDVFRHSGVQSGSHFWRGSATVPDLKNLVARFIGPRRAERAFEDYGRTHGINVTKLREADPGLVSFTERLLAGAIGAASARVMVASVAKGEVLGIEEVMEILEETSQVIEYSHGLEQKSRDLEALTSELRGANERLQELDHMKDEFLSTVSHELRTPLTSIRSFSEILFDNPDLGVGDRRKFLTVIVKESERLTRLINQILDLAKMEAGSIDWEMETLDPRSVVEEAIAVTSALFTEKAARLEVQIARGLPTVHADRDRLIQVLVNLLSNAAKFCDEKAGYVVVSAANHPEGLQISVADNGRGVPPENRLLIFEKFQQVSENLTDKPRGTGLGLTISRQIIEHFGGRIWVESSPGNGARFCIVLPRRSREAARRAV, encoded by the coding sequence ATGCTGTCCGGTTGGGGCATCATTGCCGTGGCGCTCGGCTATCTCTGCCTGCTCTTCGCCATCGCCTACTATGCCGACAAGCGCGCCGACGCCGGGCGCAGCCTGATCCGCAGCCCCTGGATCTACACTCTGTCGATCGCCGTCTTCTGTACGTCCTGGACCTTCTACGGCTCGGTCGGGCGGGCCGCCTCTGGCGGTATCCATTTTCTGCCGATCTACCTGGGGCCGACTCTGGTCTTCCTGCTGTGGTGGTTCGTGATCCGCAAGATCATCCGCATCAGCAAGGCCCACCGCATCACCTCCATCGCCGACTTCATCTCCTCGCGCTACGGCAAGTCGACCATTCTCGGCGCGCTGGTCACGGTGATCGCGGTGGTCGGCATCATCCCCTACATCTCGCTGCAGCTTAAGGCGGTCTCCACTTCCTTCAACGTGTTGCGCCAATATCCCATGGTGGCCATGCCGCTGCAGGAGAACGTCCCGCTGCTGGCCGACACGGCGCTCTGGGTGGCGCTCATCATGGCGGCCTTCGCGATTCTCTTCGGCACCCGCCATATCGACGCCTCCGAGCATCACGAGGGCATGGTCGCCGCCATCGCCTTCGAATCCCTGGTGAAGCTGGTCGCCTTCCTGGCGGTCGGCATCTTCGTCACCTTCGGCGTCAACGACGGTTTCGGCGACCTGTTCCGCCGGGCGGCGGCGGACGAATCGATCTCACGTCTGTTCCTCGCCGATTCCGGCGGCAGCTACCTGCAGTGGATCACCCTGACCCTGCTGTCCATGGCCGCCATCATCTGCCTGCCGCGCCAGTTCCAGGTGACGGTGGTGGAGAACGTGAACGAGCGCCACCTGGCCCGGGCCGTGTGGCTGTTTCCGCTCTACCTGCTGACCATCAACATCTTCGTGCTGCCGATCGCCATGAGCGGACTGCTGCACTTTCCCGCGGGACTGGTCGATGCCGACACCTTCGTGCTGACCATTCCGATGAAGGAGCAGGCGGAGTTCCTGGCCCTTCTGGCCTTCATCGGCGGCCTTTCCGCGGCCACCGGCATGGTCATCGTCGCCGCCATCGCCTTGTCGACCATGATCTGCAACGATCTCATCATGCCGGCGCTGCTGCGGATCGGCTGGCTCGCGCTGACCGAACGCGGCGATCTCTCCGTCCTGCTGCTGCGCATCCGCCGCTTCGCCATCGTGATGATCCTGCTGCTGTCTTTCGCCTACTTCCGCTTCATCGGACAGCCCGAAGCCCTGGTCACCATCGGCCTGGTGTCCTTCGCGGCGGCGGCGCAGTTCGCCCCCGCCATCATCGGCGGCATTTTCTGGAAGAGCGGGTCGCGGCTGGGGGCGCTCACCGGCCTGACGCTGGGTTTCGTCACCTGGGCCTATACCCTGCTGCTGCCTTCGTTCGCCCGGCCGGGCTGGCTGCCGACCTCCTTCATCGAGCAGGGGCCGCTGGGCCTCGCGCTGCTGAAACCCTATGCGCTGTTTGGCCTGCAGGGCCTCGACAGCCTGTCGCATGCCATGTTCTGGAGCATGCTCGCCAACATCGGCGGCTACGTGGTGGTCTCGCTGCTGGCCCGTCAGAGCGCCATCGAACGCATCCAGGCGGTGCTTTTCGTCGATGTATTCCGGCATTCCGGCGTGCAGAGCGGCTCGCACTTCTGGCGCGGCTCGGCCACGGTCCCCGACCTGAAAAACCTGGTGGCCCGTTTCATCGGCCCCCGGCGGGCCGAGCGCGCTTTCGAGGACTACGGGCGGACTCACGGCATCAACGTCACCAAGCTGCGCGAGGCCGATCCGGGCCTGGTCAGTTTCACCGAAAGGCTGCTGGCCGGCGCCATCGGCGCGGCCTCGGCGCGGGTCATGGTGGCCTCCGTCGCCAAGGGCGAGGTGTTGGGGATCGAGGAGGTGATGGAGATCCTGGAGGAAACGTCGCAGGTCATCGAATACAGTCACGGCCTGGAGCAGAAGTCGCGCGATCTGGAGGCGCTGACGTCCGAGCTGCGGGGGGCCAACGAGCGCCTGCAGGAGCTCGACCATATGAAGGACGAGTTCCTTTCCACGGTCAGTCACGAGCTGCGTACGCCGCTGACGTCGATCCGCTCCTTCAGCGAAATTCTCTTCGACAATCCGGATCTGGGGGTCGGCGACCGGCGCAAGTTTCTGACGGTCATCGTCAAGGAGAGCGAACGCCTGACACGCCTCATCAACCAGATCCTCGACCTTGCCAAGATGGAAGCCGGCAGCATCGATTGGGAGATGGAGACCCTCGATCCCCGTTCCGTGGTGGAGGAGGCCATAGCCGTCACCTCGGCCCTCTTCACGGAAAAGGCGGCCCGCCTGGAGGTGCAGATCGCCCGCGGCCTGCCCACGGTCCATGCCGACCGCGACCGCCTGATCCAGGTTCTCGTGAACCTGCTCTCCAATGCCGCCAAGTTCTGCGACGAGAAGGCCGGCTACGTTGTCGTCAGCGCCGCGAACCACCCCGAGGGGCTGCAGATCTCCGTCGCCGACAACGGGCGCGGGGTGCCGCCCGAGAACCGCCTGCTGATTTTCGAGAAGTTCCAGCAGGTCAGCGAGAACCTGACCGACAAGCCGCGCGGCACCGGCCTGGGGCTTACCATCTCGCGCCAGATCATCGAGCATTTCGGCGGGCGCATCTGGGTCGAGTCCTCGCCCGGCAACGGCGCGCGCTTCTGCATAGTGCTGCCCCGCCGCTCCCGCGAGGCGGCCCGCCGGGCGGTCTGA
- a CDS encoding ABC transporter substrate-binding protein, with protein sequence MRRRDLRPSLAFSLLALALLVLPAAAQALDTKQAASFLEELQEKAASRLGDASISDQEKEEHFRKLFNENFDVPAIGRFVIGRYWRAASPDDQQAFLAVFEDAMVQRFLPLLAENSSERFKIGNVTMDARNDNMVLIDSRIDRPEGEPYKVSWRVRETDGDFKILDIVAEGVSMAITLRSEYGTVLKNNGGKLPPLTEALREKVAAGAFTPKQ encoded by the coding sequence ATGCGCCGTCGCGACCTGAGACCGTCCCTCGCCTTCAGCCTGCTGGCCCTCGCGCTGCTCGTGCTGCCGGCCGCCGCCCAGGCCCTCGACACCAAGCAGGCCGCGAGCTTCCTGGAGGAGTTGCAGGAAAAGGCGGCCTCGCGCCTGGGCGACGCCTCGATCAGCGATCAGGAAAAGGAAGAGCACTTCCGCAAGCTCTTCAACGAGAACTTCGACGTGCCGGCCATCGGCCGCTTCGTCATCGGCCGCTATTGGCGCGCCGCCTCGCCGGATGACCAGCAGGCCTTCCTGGCGGTCTTCGAGGATGCGATGGTGCAGCGTTTCCTGCCGCTGCTGGCCGAGAACAGCAGCGAGCGCTTCAAAATCGGCAACGTCACCATGGACGCGCGCAACGACAACATGGTTCTGATCGACTCCCGTATCGACCGCCCCGAGGGCGAGCCTTACAAAGTGAGCTGGCGGGTGCGCGAGACCGACGGCGACTTCAAGATCCTCGACATCGTCGCCGAAGGCGTCAGCATGGCCATCACTTTGCGTTCCGAATACGGCACGGTGCTGAAGAACAACGGCGGCAAGCTGCCGCCGCTGACCGAAGCCCTGCGCGAAAAGGTCGCCGCCGGCGCCTTCACCCCGAAGCAGTAG
- the ettA gene encoding energy-dependent translational throttle protein EttA has translation MASYQYVYQMDGVSKTYPGGKQVLKDIRLFFLPGAKIGVLGLNGAGKSTLMKVMAGIDTEINGEARAADGIKVGYLPQEPQLDPNKDVAGNVFEGVAETKALLDRFEEVSNAFAEADPDEMDKLIAEQAELQEKIEAADAWDLDRTVEIAMDALRCPPGEADVTKLSGGERRRVALCRLLLQKPDMLLLDEPTNHLDAESVAWLERYLEEYPGTVVAVTHDRYFLDNVAGWILELDRGRGLPFEGNYTSWLEQKEKRLAQEEKTESGRQKVLKQELEWIRQSPRARQAKSKARVQAYETLVAEAADKAPEPGSISVPPGPRLGDMVIEAQNLSKAFGDKLLIDDLSFKIPPGAIVGIIGPNGAGKTTLFRMITGQEQPDSGSLKVGDTVKLGYVDQSRDALDGNKNVWEEISDGLDVIQLGKHQTPSRAYVGAFNFRGSDQQKKVGQLSGGERNRVHLAKMLKEAANVLLLDEPTNDLDVDTLRSLEEAISEFPGCVLVTSHDRWFLDRIATHILAFEGDSQVVWFEGNYEAYEEDRHRRLGAAADQPHRIKYKPLTR, from the coding sequence ATGGCTTCCTATCAGTACGTCTATCAGATGGACGGCGTGTCCAAGACCTATCCGGGCGGCAAGCAGGTCCTCAAGGATATCCGCCTGTTCTTCCTGCCCGGCGCCAAGATCGGTGTGCTGGGCCTGAACGGTGCCGGCAAGTCCACCCTGATGAAGGTCATGGCCGGCATCGATACCGAGATCAACGGCGAGGCGCGGGCCGCCGACGGCATCAAGGTCGGCTACCTGCCGCAGGAGCCGCAGCTCGACCCGAACAAGGACGTGGCCGGCAACGTCTTCGAGGGCGTGGCCGAGACCAAGGCGCTGCTCGACCGCTTCGAGGAGGTCAGCAACGCCTTCGCCGAGGCCGATCCCGACGAGATGGACAAGCTGATCGCCGAGCAGGCCGAGCTGCAGGAGAAGATCGAGGCCGCCGACGCCTGGGACCTGGACCGCACGGTGGAGATCGCCATGGACGCCCTGCGCTGCCCGCCGGGCGAGGCCGACGTGACCAAGCTGTCGGGCGGCGAGCGCCGCCGCGTGGCGCTCTGCCGGTTGCTGCTTCAGAAGCCGGACATGCTGCTGCTCGACGAGCCGACCAACCATCTGGACGCCGAGTCCGTGGCCTGGCTGGAGCGCTACCTGGAGGAGTATCCGGGCACCGTCGTGGCCGTGACCCACGACCGCTACTTCCTGGACAACGTCGCCGGCTGGATTCTGGAGCTGGACCGCGGCCGCGGCCTGCCCTTCGAGGGCAACTACACGTCTTGGCTGGAGCAGAAGGAAAAGCGCCTGGCCCAGGAAGAGAAGACCGAGTCCGGCCGCCAGAAGGTGCTGAAGCAGGAACTGGAGTGGATCCGCCAGAGCCCCCGCGCCCGTCAGGCCAAATCCAAGGCCCGCGTGCAGGCCTACGAGACCCTGGTGGCCGAGGCCGCCGACAAGGCGCCGGAGCCGGGCAGCATCTCCGTGCCTCCGGGGCCGCGTCTGGGCGACATGGTGATCGAGGCGCAGAACCTCTCCAAGGCCTTCGGCGACAAGCTGCTGATCGACGACCTGAGTTTCAAGATCCCGCCGGGCGCGATCGTCGGCATCATCGGCCCCAACGGCGCCGGCAAGACCACGCTGTTCCGCATGATCACCGGCCAGGAGCAGCCCGACAGCGGCAGCCTGAAGGTCGGCGACACGGTGAAGCTGGGCTACGTCGACCAGAGCCGTGACGCCCTGGACGGCAACAAGAACGTCTGGGAGGAGATTTCCGACGGCCTGGACGTGATCCAGCTCGGCAAGCACCAGACCCCGTCGCGCGCCTACGTCGGCGCCTTCAACTTCCGCGGCTCCGACCAGCAGAAGAAGGTCGGCCAGCTGTCCGGCGGTGAGCGCAACCGCGTCCACCTGGCCAAGATGCTGAAGGAAGCAGCCAACGTGCTGCTGCTCGACGAGCCGACCAACGATCTGGACGTCGACACCCTGCGCTCGCTGGAGGAAGCCATCTCCGAATTTCCCGGTTGCGTCCTGGTGACCTCGCACGACCGCTGGTTCCTGGACCGCATCGCCACCCACATCCTCGCCTTCGAGGGCGACAGCCAGGTGGTGTGGTTCGAAGGCAACTACGAGGCCTACGAGGAAGACCGGCACCGCCGGCTGGGCGCCGCCGCGGACCAGCCGCACCGCATCAAGTACAAGCCGCTGACACGTTAG
- a CDS encoding VacJ family lipoprotein produces MSSSFPQALRSIFAVVAVSVVLGACAGTPETGAPRSEALAADPQSTQIAQSDGGQSDGGQSDGGDAWSESESGDFGPEPDDNDPLEIPNRMIFAFNEALDFAVIRPVAVTYRFIVPTGVRNSVRNFLRNLRSPVVLANDLLQGDLERAENTFARFFINSTIGLLGLFDIAADSGYPYHDEDFGQTLGTYGAGEGFYLVLPILGPSSLRDGSGRIVDIFLDPLTYIAPQEFNLGRSAATGIDFRSRNIEELDSLEADSLDFYARIRSLYRQNRENEINNGASSGETPDFSEALPAAPGQSASSVE; encoded by the coding sequence TTGAGTTCCTCATTTCCGCAGGCTCTGCGGTCCATCTTTGCCGTTGTCGCCGTTTCCGTCGTCCTGGGCGCCTGCGCCGGCACGCCTGAGACGGGGGCGCCGCGCAGCGAAGCGCTGGCTGCCGATCCGCAGTCGACACAGATCGCCCAGAGCGATGGCGGCCAGAGCGATGGCGGCCAAAGCGACGGCGGCGACGCCTGGTCGGAAAGCGAATCGGGCGATTTCGGCCCGGAGCCGGACGACAACGACCCGCTGGAGATCCCCAACCGCATGATCTTCGCCTTCAACGAGGCGTTGGACTTCGCGGTGATCCGGCCCGTGGCGGTGACCTACCGCTTCATCGTGCCGACCGGCGTGCGCAATTCCGTGCGCAACTTCCTGCGCAACCTGCGCAGCCCGGTGGTGCTGGCGAACGACCTTCTGCAGGGCGACCTGGAGCGCGCGGAGAACACCTTCGCCCGCTTCTTCATCAATTCGACGATCGGCCTGCTCGGCCTCTTCGACATCGCCGCGGACTCGGGCTACCCCTACCATGACGAGGACTTCGGGCAGACGCTCGGCACCTACGGCGCGGGCGAGGGTTTCTATCTGGTGCTGCCCATCCTCGGCCCCTCCTCGCTGCGCGACGGGTCCGGCAGGATCGTCGATATCTTCCTGGATCCGCTGACCTATATCGCCCCCCAGGAGTTCAACCTGGGCCGCTCGGCGGCGACCGGCATCGATTTCCGCTCGCGCAACATCGAGGAACTGGATTCGCTGGAAGCCGACTCGCTGGATTTCTATGCCCGCATCCGCTCGCTCTATCGTCAGAACCGGGAGAACGAGATCAACAACGGCGCATCTTCCGGCGAGACGCCGGACTTCTCGGAAGCACTCCCGGCGGCTCCGGGGCAAAGCGCGTCTTCCGTGGAGTAA
- a CDS encoding thioesterase family protein: MIEAPFDQHRAVVLPEWIDYNGHMNVAYYLLAFDHATDAFLDFLGLDGAHREATGGTTFAGDIHLTYQREVKEGDPLRITTQLLGYDEKRIRFFCRMYHAEEGFLASTMESLSLYVDLNRRRVSVMPAPVQQRLAEVFAAHGKLAPPPEAGRVIAKPPLAGMPRPA, translated from the coding sequence ATGATCGAAGCGCCATTCGACCAGCACCGTGCCGTCGTGCTGCCGGAATGGATCGACTACAACGGCCATATGAACGTGGCCTACTATCTGCTGGCTTTCGACCATGCGACCGATGCCTTTCTGGATTTCCTCGGCCTGGATGGCGCGCACCGCGAGGCCACCGGCGGCACCACCTTCGCCGGCGACATCCACCTCACCTACCAGCGCGAGGTGAAAGAGGGCGATCCTCTGCGCATCACCACCCAGTTGCTGGGCTACGACGAAAAGCGCATCCGCTTCTTCTGCCGCATGTACCATGCCGAAGAAGGCTTCCTGGCCTCGACCATGGAGAGCCTGAGCCTCTACGTCGACCTGAACCGCCGCCGGGTCTCGGTCATGCCGGCGCCGGTCCAGCAACGCCTGGCCGAGGTTTTCGCCGCCCACGGGAAGCTGGCCCCGCCGCCCGAGGCGGGACGGGTGATCGCCAAACCGCCGCTGGCCGGCATGCCGAGGCCGGCTTGA
- a CDS encoding pentapeptide repeat-containing protein, translating to MTLLFLAPASEALADCTDPPSPEVNWRRCVFDRLEFRKVDLTGAELRDASFFRADLSESRFDNVKAFRAKFVNATLAGAGFPGADLREADLTKADLSGANLVATDLRRARLFEANLRGADLTDAKLGGADLTNADLSGSTWIDGERTCGEGSIGRCN from the coding sequence TTGACCCTCCTGTTCCTGGCGCCGGCTTCCGAAGCTCTGGCCGACTGCACCGACCCGCCGTCGCCGGAGGTCAACTGGCGGCGCTGCGTCTTCGACAGACTGGAATTCCGCAAAGTCGACCTGACCGGCGCGGAGCTGCGCGACGCCAGCTTCTTTCGCGCCGACCTGAGTGAAAGCCGCTTCGACAACGTGAAGGCCTTCCGCGCCAAGTTCGTCAACGCGACGCTGGCCGGTGCCGGCTTTCCCGGAGCCGATCTGCGCGAAGCCGACTTGACCAAGGCCGACCTTTCCGGCGCGAACCTGGTGGCCACCGATCTGCGCCGGGCCCGCCTCTTCGAGGCCAACCTGCGCGGGGCCGATCTCACGGATGCCAAGCTGGGGGGCGCCGACCTGACCAACGCCGACCTGTCCGGCTCCACCTGGATCGATGGCGAGCGGACCTGCGGCGAGGGCTCCATCGGCCGCTGCAACTAG
- a CDS encoding response regulator, which translates to MSQRVLVVEDEPNIVESLSFLMKQEGFDVKIAQDGTTALRMVESDVPDLVLLDVMLPRRDGYDVCKAIRANRKLDAVRIMMLSAKGRELDRRKGLELGADDYVTKPFSTRDLVDRVRALLGLPSE; encoded by the coding sequence GTGTCACAGAGGGTTCTCGTCGTCGAAGACGAGCCGAATATCGTCGAATCCCTTAGTTTTCTGATGAAGCAGGAGGGCTTCGACGTGAAGATCGCCCAGGACGGCACGACGGCGTTGCGCATGGTCGAGAGCGACGTGCCGGACTTGGTGCTGCTGGACGTCATGCTGCCGCGGCGCGACGGCTACGACGTCTGCAAGGCGATCCGGGCCAACCGCAAGCTGGACGCTGTGAGGATCATGATGCTGTCGGCCAAGGGCCGCGAGCTGGACCGGCGCAAGGGCCTGGAACTCGGCGCCGACGATTACGTCACCAAACCTTTCTCGACCCGCGATCTGGTCGACCGGGTCCGGGCGCTGCTCGGCCTGCCATCGGAGTAG
- a CDS encoding chloride channel protein has translation MQTRKIKRRVRVSLLRFGRNDQVVLSILAVVIGAAAGGAAIAFRDAISGIQWLVYGFGGENVASLAAGLPWWQLLLAPAAGGLVIGLFIRYGLPDGRPQGVAQVIEASALNDARMSLTTGIRAALASAASIGVGASVGREGPVVHLGASLGSWAAKRLHLGRVLARTLLGCGVAAGVAASFNAPIAGSFFALEVVVGHYALSAFAPIVIASVTGTLISRARYGDFPAFILPENWTIVSFWEFPAFAILGLVSALAAILFMWSIMFTEDAAAKLPVPPWLRPALAGLLVGAIALVFPQVLGVGYEATDAALSDSYELWLLLALIVAKTAATAICLGSGFAGGVFSPSLFIGAMVGGAYGIIATQAFPELSSGHGAYTIIGMGAVAGAVLGAPISTILMIFEMTNDYELTIAVMLATVMASVVTQQVHKRSYFIWQLERRGVSIRGGHQTGLMRRVKVSSVMDHRYSAVAPETPIAQVRLKLQAAPWGELFVVDEEGVLSGVITYADLHEAAFDTSHDSELIASNVARNVPAMLQIGDHLESAVKVFNVIGEPHIPVVGDKKTMVMRGLVHEHEVMLAYQRALNQARAEERGEASSRQRTYRP, from the coding sequence ATGCAGACGCGCAAGATCAAGCGCCGTGTCCGGGTTTCCCTGCTGCGTTTCGGACGCAACGATCAAGTCGTGCTGTCGATCCTGGCCGTGGTGATCGGCGCTGCGGCGGGCGGCGCCGCCATCGCGTTCCGCGACGCCATCTCCGGCATCCAATGGCTCGTCTACGGTTTCGGCGGAGAGAACGTCGCCTCCCTGGCGGCCGGGCTGCCGTGGTGGCAGTTGCTGCTGGCGCCGGCGGCAGGCGGTCTGGTGATCGGGCTGTTCATTCGCTACGGCCTGCCGGACGGGCGGCCGCAGGGCGTGGCCCAGGTCATCGAAGCCTCGGCGCTGAACGATGCGCGCATGTCGCTCACCACGGGCATCCGCGCGGCGCTGGCCAGTGCAGCCTCCATCGGCGTCGGCGCCTCGGTCGGCCGCGAGGGCCCGGTGGTCCACCTCGGCGCCTCGCTCGGCTCCTGGGCGGCCAAGCGTCTGCATCTCGGCCGCGTGCTGGCGCGCACCCTGTTGGGCTGCGGCGTCGCCGCCGGTGTGGCGGCTTCCTTCAACGCGCCCATTGCCGGCTCCTTCTTCGCGCTGGAGGTCGTGGTGGGGCACTATGCGCTCTCGGCCTTCGCGCCCATCGTCATCGCCTCGGTGACCGGCACCTTGATCAGCCGCGCGCGCTACGGCGACTTCCCGGCCTTCATCCTGCCGGAGAACTGGACGATCGTTTCGTTTTGGGAGTTCCCGGCCTTCGCGATCCTGGGGCTGGTCTCGGCGCTGGCGGCGATCCTCTTCATGTGGTCGATCATGTTCACCGAGGACGCCGCCGCCAAGCTGCCGGTTCCTCCCTGGCTGCGCCCGGCGCTGGCCGGCCTGCTGGTGGGGGCGATTGCCCTGGTCTTCCCGCAGGTGTTGGGCGTCGGCTACGAGGCGACCGACGCCGCGCTGTCCGACAGCTACGAACTGTGGCTGCTGCTGGCGCTGATCGTCGCCAAGACGGCGGCGACGGCGATCTGCCTGGGCAGCGGCTTCGCCGGCGGCGTGTTCTCGCCCTCGCTGTTCATCGGCGCCATGGTGGGCGGCGCCTACGGCATCATCGCGACCCAGGCCTTCCCGGAGCTGTCCTCGGGCCACGGCGCCTACACCATCATCGGTATGGGCGCGGTGGCCGGCGCGGTGCTGGGGGCGCCGATCTCGACCATTCTGATGATCTTCGAGATGACCAACGACTACGAACTGACCATCGCCGTCATGCTGGCCACGGTCATGGCCAGCGTGGTGACGCAGCAGGTCCACAAGCGCTCCTACTTCATCTGGCAGTTGGAGCGCCGCGGCGTGTCGATCCGCGGCGGTCATCAGACCGGGCTGATGCGCCGCGTAAAGGTTTCCTCGGTGATGGATCACCGCTACTCGGCCGTCGCGCCGGAAACTCCCATCGCGCAGGTTCGGCTCAAACTCCAGGCCGCGCCCTGGGGAGAGCTTTTCGTCGTCGACGAGGAAGGCGTGCTTTCCGGCGTCATCACCTATGCCGACCTCCACGAGGCCGCCTTCGACACCAGTCACGATTCGGAATTGATCGCCAGCAACGTGGCCCGCAACGTGCCGGCCATGCTGCAGATCGGCGATCATCTCGAAAGCGCGGTCAAGGTGTTCAACGTGATCGGCGAGCCGCATATCCCGGTGGTCGGCGACAAGAAAACCATGGTGATGCGCGGACTGGTGCACGAGCACGAGGTCATGCTGGCCTATCAGCGCGCGTTGAACCAGGCCCGCGCCGAAGAGCGGGGCGAGGCGTCCTCCCGGC